The following are encoded together in the Pygocentrus nattereri isolate fPygNat1 chromosome 3, fPygNat1.pri, whole genome shotgun sequence genome:
- the LOC108413208 gene encoding von Willebrand factor A domain-containing protein 7-like isoform X2 — MFNVEYHFDDESFEQARNLITEGVSLVKASLRLKNYEYARQRLGETLHTLQDFYSHSNWIELGNRSPYSTLIKSSLPLDNLADVNTPTCSSCDGDCTGNILETIITQKKLTSGYFSLRSPNKPKGKCSHGGLGDLTSLVTPKGGINKDGTTTAHGSLHFVAADVATAATRDLLQDIREAAGNVEFLRLMGISKSSSVLCFVVDTSASMTEEIAEVKRITSYIIDSRRGTVDEPSAYILVPFSNSGFGPVYKTTDPAVFKTEVNALSAGGGGADDLEMSLSGLWLALAAAPVASEIFLFTDGEPKDAEMKSTVLALIESTKSTVNFVLTNPRSNTTRSLSNPVNQVYEDLAVASGGLGIEVPNQLLADTTSAINDTSISSLVTIFQTVRDPGTAEPFSFAVDSSVRNLTFYITGNSTQFTITAPSGQSQSSGQSDGSLAVIQSVVNFHMVQVKTSSQAGGWTIYMNSTQPYTLKVTGKSSINFQFDFVEVYQVPHPGYTVFKSRPRSDGNVTLLLSMLGSGSEVPTEVTLVEASGSRFHTSLLEDVGNGDFLVTVTTVPKWEFYVRVIGQTNIGQTSSSTSDYHSFQRQSSTRHRASSFGVTAERNGTWFPGQLFSIPFTVATSNSYSNYTVTARNSGQYSMTFPSSLTTGSDGRANGVVELSTPGNATAGTEVILTIEVTKPETNDINYAFLRLAVSRAVAPPAGLALSLWLSAGTLLISLVINK; from the exons ATGTTCAACGTAGAGTATCATTTCGATGATGAGAGTTTCGAGCAAGCGCGCAACCTGATCACGGAGGGAGTCTCTCTGGTGAAGGCCAGCCTCAGACTGAAGAACTATGAGTACGCAAGACAGCGGCTGGGCGAGACCCTGCACACCTTACAG GATTTCTACAGTCACAGTAACTGGATTGAACTGGGAAACCGGTCTCCGTACTCCACCCTCATCAAGTCAAGTCTGCCTCTGGACAACCTTGCAG ACGTGAACACCCCAACGTGCAGCAGCTGCGATGGCGACTGCACGGGCAACATTCTGGAGACGATCATCACCCAGAAGAAACTGACTTCTGGATATTTCAGCCTGCGAAGCCCTAACAAACCCAAAG GGAAGTGCAGCCATGGAGGACTAGGTGACCTGACGAGCTTGGTGACACCCAAAGGGGGCATCAACAAGGATGGCACCACGACCGCTCACGGCAGCCTCCACTTTGTGGCAGCAGATGTGGCCACAGCAGCCACCAGGGATCTTCTGCAGGACATCAGAGAAGCAGCAGGAAATGTTGAATTCCTCAG ACTGATGGGAATCTCTAAGTCGTCCTCAGTCCTCTGTTTCGTGGTGGACACCTCAGCCAGTATGACAGAGGAAATCGCTGAAGTCAAGCGTATCACTTCCTACATCATAGACAGTAGGCGGGGCACCGTGGATGAACCTTCCGCCTACATCCTGGTCCCATTCAGCAACTCAG GTTTCGGGCCAGTGTATAAAACAACAGACCCGGCTGTGTTTAAAACTGAAGTCAATGCTCTTTCTGCCGGCGGAGGAGGAGCAGATGATCTTGAAATGAGTCTGTCTGGACTTTGG CTTGCTCTTGCAGCTGCTCCTGTGGCATCTGAGATCTTTCTTTTCACTGACGGAGAACCCAAAGATGCTGAGATGAAAAGTACAGTTCTGGCATTGATTGAGAGCACCAAGTCCACG GTGAATTTTGTGCTGACCAATCCTCGGAGCAACACGACTCGCAGCCTCTCCAACCCAGTGAACCAGGTGTACGAGGATTTAGCGGTGGCCTCAGGTGGACTGGGCATCGAGGTCCCCAACCAACTGCTAGCTGACACTACTAGTGCCATCAACGACACCTCCATCTCTTCTCTG GTCACCATATTTCAGACGGTGAGAGACCCGGGGACAGCAGAACCTTTCTCCTTTGCAGTGGACTCCTCTGTGAGAAACCTGACGTTCTACATAACAGGAAATTCAACACAGTTCACCATCACTGCTCCCTCTG GTCAGTCTCAGTCGAGCGGTCAGTCAGACGGTTCTCTGGCTGTGATTCAGAGCGTGGTGAACTTCCACATGGTGCAAGTCAAAACCTCCAGCCAGGCAGGAGGGTGGACCATCTACATGAACTCAACTCAGCCCTACACACTCAAAGTCACCG gAAAAAGTTCAATAAACTTCCAGTTTGACTTTGTGGAGGTTTACCAGGTGCCTCACCCCggctacactgtgtttaaaagCAGGCCTCGATCAG ATGGAAACGTGACTCTACTGCTGTCTATGCTTGGCTCGGGGTCAGAGGTCCCTACAGAAGTGACCCTGGTTGAAGCCTCAGGCTCCAGGTTCCACACAAGCCTTCTGGAGGACGTGGGGAACGGAGACTTCCTGGTGACGGTGACCACAGTGCCAAAGTGGGAGTTTTATGTACGCGTCATTGGTCAGACCAACATTGGTCAGACCTCTTCCTCCACCTCAGACTATCATTCTTTCCAGAGACAGTCGTCCACCCGGCACAGAGCTTCCAGTTTTGGTGTCACT GCTGAGAGAAATGGAACATGGTTTCCAGGGCAGCTGTTCAGCATCCCTTTCACCGTGGCAACAAGCAACAGCTACAGTAACTACACCGTCACTGCCCGGAACAGTGGTCAGTACAGCATGACGTTCCCCAGCTCTCTGACAACAGGTAGTGATGGTAGGGCTAACGGCGTGGTGGAGCTCAGCACCCCAGGTAACGCTACAGCCGGCACTGAGGTCATCCTCACCATCGAGGTGACAAAGCCGGAGACAAACGACATCAACTACGCTTTCCTGAGGCTCGCCGTGTCCAGGGCAgtggcgccccctgctggcctggctctcagtctgtGGCTTAGTGCAGGAACTCTCCTAATCAGTCTTGTAATCAATAAGTAG
- the LOC108413208 gene encoding von Willebrand factor A domain-containing protein 7-like isoform X1, translating into MFPKLIFTTFSFFFFYFFMSLIAQMSIHAFKVISSSSNTHHNITRAAVLQTSAEACRTHVLQQGGNFVPPNSLTAESLAKACLSPASASTLKSAITDISIRNAWVDGRRMFNVEYHFDDESFEQARNLITEGVSLVKASLRLKNYEYARQRLGETLHTLQDFYSHSNWIELGNRSPYSTLIKSSLPLDNLADVNTPTCSSCDGDCTGNILETIITQKKLTSGYFSLRSPNKPKGKCSHGGLGDLTSLVTPKGGINKDGTTTAHGSLHFVAADVATAATRDLLQDIREAAGNVEFLRLMGISKSSSVLCFVVDTSASMTEEIAEVKRITSYIIDSRRGTVDEPSAYILVPFSNSGFGPVYKTTDPAVFKTEVNALSAGGGGADDLEMSLSGLWLALAAAPVASEIFLFTDGEPKDAEMKSTVLALIESTKSTVNFVLTNPRSNTTRSLSNPVNQVYEDLAVASGGLGIEVPNQLLADTTSAINDTSISSLVTIFQTVRDPGTAEPFSFAVDSSVRNLTFYITGNSTQFTITAPSGQSQSSGQSDGSLAVIQSVVNFHMVQVKTSSQAGGWTIYMNSTQPYTLKVTGKSSINFQFDFVEVYQVPHPGYTVFKSRPRSDGNVTLLLSMLGSGSEVPTEVTLVEASGSRFHTSLLEDVGNGDFLVTVTTVPKWEFYVRVIGQTNIGQTSSSTSDYHSFQRQSSTRHRASSFGVTAERNGTWFPGQLFSIPFTVATSNSYSNYTVTARNSGQYSMTFPSSLTTGSDGRANGVVELSTPGNATAGTEVILTIEVTKPETNDINYAFLRLAVSRAVAPPAGLALSLWLSAGTLLISLVINK; encoded by the exons ATGTTTCCAAAGCTCATTTTCACcaccttctccttcttcttcttctacttcttcatGTCCCTCATCGCTCAGATGAGCATTCACGCTTTCAAAGTCATCTCATCCTCCTCTAATACCCACCACAACATCACAAGGGCAGCTGTTTTACAGACATCAGCAGAGGCGTGCAGGACCCATGTTCTGCAACAGGGTGGAAACTTCGTCCCG CCAAACTCACTGACCGCAGAGTCTCTGGCCAAAGCCTGCCTCTCTCCTGCCTCAGCCTCCACATTAAAGTCCGCCATCACCGATATCAGCATAAGGAACGCCTGGGTGGACGGCAGACGCATGTTCAACGTAGAGTATCATTTCGATGATGAGAGTTTCGAGCAAGCGCGCAACCTGATCACGGAGGGAGTCTCTCTGGTGAAGGCCAGCCTCAGACTGAAGAACTATGAGTACGCAAGACAGCGGCTGGGCGAGACCCTGCACACCTTACAG GATTTCTACAGTCACAGTAACTGGATTGAACTGGGAAACCGGTCTCCGTACTCCACCCTCATCAAGTCAAGTCTGCCTCTGGACAACCTTGCAG ACGTGAACACCCCAACGTGCAGCAGCTGCGATGGCGACTGCACGGGCAACATTCTGGAGACGATCATCACCCAGAAGAAACTGACTTCTGGATATTTCAGCCTGCGAAGCCCTAACAAACCCAAAG GGAAGTGCAGCCATGGAGGACTAGGTGACCTGACGAGCTTGGTGACACCCAAAGGGGGCATCAACAAGGATGGCACCACGACCGCTCACGGCAGCCTCCACTTTGTGGCAGCAGATGTGGCCACAGCAGCCACCAGGGATCTTCTGCAGGACATCAGAGAAGCAGCAGGAAATGTTGAATTCCTCAG ACTGATGGGAATCTCTAAGTCGTCCTCAGTCCTCTGTTTCGTGGTGGACACCTCAGCCAGTATGACAGAGGAAATCGCTGAAGTCAAGCGTATCACTTCCTACATCATAGACAGTAGGCGGGGCACCGTGGATGAACCTTCCGCCTACATCCTGGTCCCATTCAGCAACTCAG GTTTCGGGCCAGTGTATAAAACAACAGACCCGGCTGTGTTTAAAACTGAAGTCAATGCTCTTTCTGCCGGCGGAGGAGGAGCAGATGATCTTGAAATGAGTCTGTCTGGACTTTGG CTTGCTCTTGCAGCTGCTCCTGTGGCATCTGAGATCTTTCTTTTCACTGACGGAGAACCCAAAGATGCTGAGATGAAAAGTACAGTTCTGGCATTGATTGAGAGCACCAAGTCCACG GTGAATTTTGTGCTGACCAATCCTCGGAGCAACACGACTCGCAGCCTCTCCAACCCAGTGAACCAGGTGTACGAGGATTTAGCGGTGGCCTCAGGTGGACTGGGCATCGAGGTCCCCAACCAACTGCTAGCTGACACTACTAGTGCCATCAACGACACCTCCATCTCTTCTCTG GTCACCATATTTCAGACGGTGAGAGACCCGGGGACAGCAGAACCTTTCTCCTTTGCAGTGGACTCCTCTGTGAGAAACCTGACGTTCTACATAACAGGAAATTCAACACAGTTCACCATCACTGCTCCCTCTG GTCAGTCTCAGTCGAGCGGTCAGTCAGACGGTTCTCTGGCTGTGATTCAGAGCGTGGTGAACTTCCACATGGTGCAAGTCAAAACCTCCAGCCAGGCAGGAGGGTGGACCATCTACATGAACTCAACTCAGCCCTACACACTCAAAGTCACCG gAAAAAGTTCAATAAACTTCCAGTTTGACTTTGTGGAGGTTTACCAGGTGCCTCACCCCggctacactgtgtttaaaagCAGGCCTCGATCAG ATGGAAACGTGACTCTACTGCTGTCTATGCTTGGCTCGGGGTCAGAGGTCCCTACAGAAGTGACCCTGGTTGAAGCCTCAGGCTCCAGGTTCCACACAAGCCTTCTGGAGGACGTGGGGAACGGAGACTTCCTGGTGACGGTGACCACAGTGCCAAAGTGGGAGTTTTATGTACGCGTCATTGGTCAGACCAACATTGGTCAGACCTCTTCCTCCACCTCAGACTATCATTCTTTCCAGAGACAGTCGTCCACCCGGCACAGAGCTTCCAGTTTTGGTGTCACT GCTGAGAGAAATGGAACATGGTTTCCAGGGCAGCTGTTCAGCATCCCTTTCACCGTGGCAACAAGCAACAGCTACAGTAACTACACCGTCACTGCCCGGAACAGTGGTCAGTACAGCATGACGTTCCCCAGCTCTCTGACAACAGGTAGTGATGGTAGGGCTAACGGCGTGGTGGAGCTCAGCACCCCAGGTAACGCTACAGCCGGCACTGAGGTCATCCTCACCATCGAGGTGACAAAGCCGGAGACAAACGACATCAACTACGCTTTCCTGAGGCTCGCCGTGTCCAGGGCAgtggcgccccctgctggcctggctctcagtctgtGGCTTAGTGCAGGAACTCTCCTAATCAGTCTTGTAATCAATAAGTAG